One part of the Chloroflexota bacterium genome encodes these proteins:
- a CDS encoding amino acid-binding protein has protein sequence MFVKQISVTLENVPGKLLEVSERLGLEGINIRAISVADTTDISTVRFVTDDPTKTVNVLQSQGYYVKETDVIAVEVPDHPGGLQAVLKPLKAANINVLHLYPYLGRGESGQAIVILGVDRIEEALKVLERNWVRTFGKEIYAL, from the coding sequence ATGTTTGTAAAACAGATTTCGGTTACCCTGGAAAATGTGCCAGGGAAGCTTCTGGAGGTGAGTGAGCGGTTAGGCCTTGAAGGGATAAACATCAGGGCAATCTCAGTGGCCGACACCACTGACATTAGCACTGTGAGGTTTGTCACTGATGACCCCACCAAGACTGTCAATGTCCTGCAGAGCCAGGGATATTACGTTAAGGAGACTGATGTCATTGCCGTAGAGGTCCCAGACCATCCTGGCGGCCTTCAGGCGGTGCTCAAGCCTCTAAAAGCAGCTAACATCAATGTACTGCACCTTTACCCCTACCTAGGCAGAGGAGAAAGCGGGCAAGCCATTGTCATTCTTGGCGTCGATAGGATCGAAGAAGCGCTGAAGGTTCTGGAGAGGAACTGGGTTCGCACTTTTGGCAAAGAGATCTACGCGCTTTAG